GTCGGACCATGCGGCTGAGAGCGCTGTTCTGCTGCGTCTCCTGGATGTCGCGGGGCACCAGGAGGCGGCCGGCATCGTGGACGGAGAGCGGCGGCGCCCAGCCGTCGTCGGTCAGGTCGCGCGTCACCGCCAGCATCCCCTGCAGAAAGCGGCTGCGTTCGTTGACCATGAACAGCATGGCCCGTTCGCAACCGGGACCCTGGGGGAGCACCGTCACCGAAAGAATGTAATGGACCAGTTCATCGAGGCCGTGAGTGCCGTGCATGGCCTGGGAAATCTGATAAAGAAAGGAGATTTCCTTGAGTTTCCGGTCGTTTTCCCGTGAAACCCGGGCCAGGTTCTGCATCGCGGCGATGCGCCCCCAGGCTTCGGCGACCTGCACGGCCAGGTCGCAGAAAAAGGGGGCATCAATCTCGGTGGTGCTCAGGTCCTCGGCGCCGATGGCCTGACCGCCGATGACCACCAGGGTGCCGAGGAGCCGCTGTTGAAACAGCAAGGGTAGGCCCAGGGCCCGAAAGGGCAGGTTGAGATGGCGCAGCGCGTCCTCGTCGAAGGATTCGCGTTGAATGGGCCGGCCTTCGCTCAGCGCTTGGGCGTGAACGATGTCGGCGATCTGCTGGAGGGCGGGGCGCGCCGAGCGAAAGTCGCTCGCCAGTTCGCTGTGAGGTGAAAGCAGCGGGTCGGCGGCAGCCGGACGCACGGCGGCGAAAACGGTCTTGCCCTCGCGCACCAGGGTGTTGAGCAGTTCGCTCACCATCTGGCGCAGGCTTTGCGCCTGATTGATGCGCCGGCTGATCTCGGCGAGAAATTGCAGGCGCGCTTTTTCGCGCCGCTCCTGGCGCAGCTGCAATTCGCCGCTCGCCAAAAGAGCCAGGTGGCCGCGGATCAGCCCCAGATCCGCCTGCCAGGGCGCCAGGCGTTCGGGACCGGCCAGACCGTGCAGGCAGAGCAGCCCGAGTTGGGGAAGCTGGTCGCTCAGGGAAAAAACGAGGGTGCCGCCATCGTGCAGGGGATGCCAGCCGGGGCTCAGGGACGGTCCGCCCGCTTTGCCTTCCGTGGAGACACTGGTGCTGGAGCGCAGGATTTGGCAGCGTCGGCCGCGATGGGGTTCATTGAGTTGGAGAGAGGCGGCCGAGACGGGGAGTTGCGCGGTGAGAACCTGGAGAACCGCGCGGGCCTGATGGGAGAAGTCCAGATCCGCAGCGCCGAGCACCTGCATGACCTGACGCAGCAGATCTGGGGTTTGCACGCCCATGCCAACGCCTCGCAGCGACGGGGAAGAGACTGGCGTTTCAGCCGATTTTTTCCTGGCGCTCCTGCTCGGTCTTGCAGTCGATGCACAGGGTCGTTACGGGTCGCGCGCGCAGGCGGGCTTCGCCGATTTCTTCCTCGCAGGCTTCGCAGACGCCGAATTCGCCGCTGTCGATGCGCTCCAGGGCTTCACGGATTTTTTTGATGAGTTTGCGCTCGCGGTCGCGGATGCGCAGCTCGAAGTTGCGGTCCGATTCGACGGTGGCGAGGTCGGTGATGTCGGGAAGATTGGCTTTCTCCGTCGTCAACTCCGAGACCGTCTTGCCGGCTTCGCGCACCAGTTCGTCAAGCTGGTCCTGGAGAATCCGCCGGAATTCCTCAAGCTTGTCTTTTTCCATGGAAAGTCCCTCGGGGTCTGTGTAATTAAGATAATTTAAAAAACAAATGCGACTCTGTCAAGGAGAACCGCCGGCGTCACTTCTTGCTCAGTGTCGCCTTTTTTTCGCGTTCTTCCCGCCACAGGTCGATCAGCAGCATGCCGACGCCCAGGGTGATGGCCGAGTCGGCCACATTGAAGGCGGGCCAGTGGTGCTGGTACCAGTGCACATCGAGAAAATCGATGACTTCACCCAGGCGCACCCGATCGATCAGATTGCCCACCGCGCCGCTCAACACCAGGGCCAGGGCGAGGGGCAGCCATTTGCGCTCCGGCTCCAGGCGGGAAATATACCAGAGAATGCCGACGGTGGCTACCAGTCCGATGGTGATAAAGAACGGAATGCGAAAGGCGCTCTCGGCGAGGATGCCGAAGGCGGCGCCGGGATTGCGCACGTAGGTGATGTTGAAAAAGTTCTCGATCACCGTCACCGACTCATACAGGGCGAAGCGGCGGTCGATATAGATTTTCGTCAGCTGGTCGAGGGGCAGAATGACCGCCAGGGTCGCCAGCAGGATACGGTATTTGATGGCCAAGACAGTCTCTCTCTCGGTCGAAAGTAAATAAGCCGACGGCGATTTCTCAGCTCAGGGCTTCGCGGCAGCGGTGACAAACACCGGGATGTTGGTCCCACTGGCCAACGCTGGTCGCGTAGTTCCAGCAGCGTTCGCATTTCTCGCCCTGCGCGGCGGCGATTTCCACTTTGAGGCCCGGCACGTTTTCGCCGGCGACGGCCTGCGCCAAATCGTCCATCAACTCGACCTGGGAGACGATGAACAACTCGGCCAGGTGCTCCTGGTAACGGCTGAGCAGATCCTTGACGCCTTCGGGCGCGGCCAGCAGTACCCGCGCCTCCAGGGAGCCGCCGATGCGCTTGTCGTTGCGCGCCAGTTCCAGGGCCTTAGAGACATCGGCGCGCACCCTGAGCAACTGCTCGTAGCGCGCTTCCAGCTCGGCGTCGACGAGGCTCGCCTCGAAGCGCGGGAAGCCCGCCAGGTGCACGCTCTCCTCGCGCTTGCCGGGAAGCTCGACCCAGATCTCATCGGCGGTGAAGGAGAGCACCGGCGCGATGAGCCGGGTGAGGGCGTCGAGAATGCGGTGCATGGCGGTCTGCGCGCTGCGCCGCGCCAGGCTCTTGGGCGGCTTGATGTAGAGCCGGTCCTTGAGTACGTCGAGGTAGAAGGCGCTCATGTCCACGGAGCAGAAATTGTGCACCGCGTGATAAAGCACATGAAACTCGTACTCGTCGTAGGAGCGCTCGACGCGCTTGACCAGACCTTCGAGGCGCGAGAGGGCCCAGCGGTCGATTTCCAGCAGATCGCCGTCGGGCACGCTGTCGGCGACGGGGTCGAAATCGTGCAGATTGCCGAGGATATAGCGCGCGGTGTTGCGGATGCGGCGATAGGCGTCGGAGAGCCGCTGCAGGATTTCCTGGCTGATGCGGATGTCGTCGCGGTAGTCCTGGGCGGCGACCCACAGGCGCAGGATCTCGGCGCCGTACTTTTTGATCACTTCCTCGGGAGCGATGACGTTGCCCATGGATTTGGACATCTTCTTGCCCGCGCCGTCCACCACGAAGCCATGGGTCAGCACCGCTTTGTAGGGGGCGTGGTCGCGCGTGCCGACGGCGCACAGCAGCGAGGAATGAAACCAGCCGCGGTGCTGGTCGCTGCCTTCGAGATACAGGTCGGCGGGAGCGCTCAGGTAAGCGCGCGCCTCGACCACGGCGGCAAAGGACACGCCTGAGTCGAACCACACATCGAGGATGTCCATCTCCTTGGTGAAACCCTCATGGCCGCAGGCGCCGCAGCGGCTGCCCGCGGGCAGCAGGCGCGCGGCCTCCCACTCGAACCAGATGTCGCTGCCGTGCTCCTCGAAAAGATCGGCCACATGGTGCATGGTCTTGCCCTCGGCCAGGGCCTCGCCGCACTTTTCGCAGTAGAACACGGTGATGGGCACGCCCCAGCTGCGCTGGCGGCTCACGCACCAGTCGGGGCGGTTTTCGATCATGCCGTAGATGCGCTCGCGGCCCCAGCGCGGAATCCATTGCACATCATTGATGTGCGCCAGGGACTTGGCGCGCAGCTCGTTCTGCTCCATGGAGATAAACCACTGCTCGGTGGCGCGAAACAGGATGGGTTTCTTGCAGCGCCAGCAGTGGGGGTAGCTGTGGGAGACCTTGCCCGCCTTGAGCAGCGCCCCGACTTCGTCGAGCTTGGCGATGACCGCGTCGTTGGCGGCGGGCACCTTGAGGCCGCCGAAGAATTCGAGATCCTCGCGGTAGCGGCCGTAATCGTCGACGGGGTTGTAGATGTCGAGGCCGTACTTGAGGCCGATGACGTAGTCGTCCTGGCCGTGGCCGGGCGCGGTGTGGACGCAGCCGGTGCCGGCCTCAAGGGTCACATGCTCGCCGAGGATGATGAGGCTGTCGCGCTGATGAAAGGGGTGGCGGCAGGCGCGCCCCTCGAAGGCCGCGGCGCGGAAGACGGCGCTGATGCGGTAGTCGCTGACGCCCGCTTCGCGCATGACGGAGTCGACCAGTCCCTCGGCGATCACCAGCCGCTCGGCGCCCGTGTCCACCACCGCATAGGGCAGTTCGGGATTGAGGCACACGCCGAGGTTGGCGGGAATGGTCCAGGGAGTGGTGGTCCAGATGACGAAGGAGAGCGGCTTGTCGGCCAGGTGCGCCAGTTCGGCGGGCAACTCGCCGGCGTAGGGAAACCTGACGTAGATGCTGGGCGAGCTGTGGTCGGCGTACTCGACTTCCGCCTCGGCCAGGGCCGTGACGCAGGAGGCGCACCAGTGGATGGGTTTTTTTCCCTTGTAGAGGCTGCCGCGTTCGGCAAAGCGCGCCAGTTCGCGCGCGGTGGCCGCCTCGTAGCGGGTGTGCATGGTCAGATAGGGATTGTCCCACTCGCCGAGCACGCCCAGGCGCTGGAATTCGCCGCTCTGGATGCCTACCCAGGTGTCGGCGTAGGTTCGACACTCGCGGCGGATATCGGCCTTGCTCATCTCTTTTTTGCGCGCGCCGAGCTGCTGATCGACCTTGAGCTCGATGGGCAGGCCGTGACAGTCCCAGCCGGGCACGTAGGGCGCGTAGAAGCCCTGCATGCGGCGGCTCTTGATGACGATGTCCTTGAGGATCTTGTTGAGGGCGTGGCCGATGTGGGTGTGGCCGTTGGCGTAGGGCGGGCCGTCGTGCAGGGTGAAGTTGGGACGGCCTTGACCGGCCGCGTCGATTTTTTCATAGAGCTTCATGTCCTGCCAGCGCCTGAGGATTTCCGGCTCGCGCTGGGGCAGGTTGGCGCGCATGGGAAAATCGGTCTGGGGCAGGTTGAGGCTCTCTTTGTAGTCCATGGCGTGTGATCTCCCGGCGGTGGCGAAAAAAGCGAAGCCCACAAGGTAGCAAAAAGGCTGGTGATGTCAAGGAAAAAGGGCTGTGGGACAAGGCTTTGCGGGGTATCGGGGGCGGGGCGCGCGGACTCTCGGGAGGGGTGGATTTCCACAGGCGACCGCTGGGGAGAAAGACGCTCCGCGGCGTTTCTCCCCAGCGGCGGAAGGAGCCTTAGGCCTGAACCCGATCCTGGGTCTCCTCAAGCAGGTTGAGGCTGCGGCGCATCAGGGTGGAAATGCTGGTGCCGTGGGACTTGGCGATTTCCTGCAAGACTTCCATTTCCTGGTCGCTGATGCGGCACGAG
The window above is part of the Geoalkalibacter sp. genome. Proteins encoded here:
- a CDS encoding ATP-binding protein; translated protein: MGVQTPDLLRQVMQVLGAADLDFSHQARAVLQVLTAQLPVSAASLQLNEPHRGRRCQILRSSTSVSTEGKAGGPSLSPGWHPLHDGGTLVFSLSDQLPQLGLLCLHGLAGPERLAPWQADLGLIRGHLALLASGELQLRQERREKARLQFLAEISRRINQAQSLRQMVSELLNTLVREGKTVFAAVRPAAADPLLSPHSELASDFRSARPALQQIADIVHAQALSEGRPIQRESFDEDALRHLNLPFRALGLPLLFQQRLLGTLVVIGGQAIGAEDLSTTEIDAPFFCDLAVQVAEAWGRIAAMQNLARVSRENDRKLKEISFLYQISQAMHGTHGLDELVHYILSVTVLPQGPGCERAMLFMVNERSRFLQGMLAVTRDLTDDGWAPPLSVHDAGRLLVPRDIQETQQNSALSRMVRQQRLPLDEPRSALARAARTGQVILTGVGDEQSAAVGDLRLGTYLCVPLRGRDRVLAVLLTDNCESALQFDDEDRHFLELFASQAGAAMESAMLVQQLKNAHHELRAAQESLLQTEKLATLGEFAASVAHELKNPLVCVGGFAQRLLKQVEQGTQAWDYAEIIAREVRRVEDMLNNILSFSKRRMMCFEECNIIEIIGSALSLVGRELTEAGILIEQEFNSDLPPILGDAAQLRQVLINLLTNARDAMSEGGKLNIRAYPSTLRGDPAVTVEVADTGGGISPEVLRNIFNPFFTTKTTGTGLGLPICHRIMEHHRGSLSVFNNGPGATFSLQIPEARKKNQTS
- the dksA gene encoding RNA polymerase-binding protein DksA, translating into MEKDKLEEFRRILQDQLDELVREAGKTVSELTTEKANLPDITDLATVESDRNFELRIRDRERKLIKKIREALERIDSGEFGVCEACEEEIGEARLRARPVTTLCIDCKTEQERQEKIG
- the lspA gene encoding signal peptidase II, coding for MAIKYRILLATLAVILPLDQLTKIYIDRRFALYESVTVIENFFNITYVRNPGAAFGILAESAFRIPFFITIGLVATVGILWYISRLEPERKWLPLALALVLSGAVGNLIDRVRLGEVIDFLDVHWYQHHWPAFNVADSAITLGVGMLLIDLWREEREKKATLSKK
- the ileS gene encoding isoleucine--tRNA ligase; this translates as MDYKESLNLPQTDFPMRANLPQREPEILRRWQDMKLYEKIDAAGQGRPNFTLHDGPPYANGHTHIGHALNKILKDIVIKSRRMQGFYAPYVPGWDCHGLPIELKVDQQLGARKKEMSKADIRRECRTYADTWVGIQSGEFQRLGVLGEWDNPYLTMHTRYEAATARELARFAERGSLYKGKKPIHWCASCVTALAEAEVEYADHSSPSIYVRFPYAGELPAELAHLADKPLSFVIWTTTPWTIPANLGVCLNPELPYAVVDTGAERLVIAEGLVDSVMREAGVSDYRISAVFRAAAFEGRACRHPFHQRDSLIILGEHVTLEAGTGCVHTAPGHGQDDYVIGLKYGLDIYNPVDDYGRYREDLEFFGGLKVPAANDAVIAKLDEVGALLKAGKVSHSYPHCWRCKKPILFRATEQWFISMEQNELRAKSLAHINDVQWIPRWGRERIYGMIENRPDWCVSRQRSWGVPITVFYCEKCGEALAEGKTMHHVADLFEEHGSDIWFEWEAARLLPAGSRCGACGHEGFTKEMDILDVWFDSGVSFAAVVEARAYLSAPADLYLEGSDQHRGWFHSSLLCAVGTRDHAPYKAVLTHGFVVDGAGKKMSKSMGNVIAPEEVIKKYGAEILRLWVAAQDYRDDIRISQEILQRLSDAYRRIRNTARYILGNLHDFDPVADSVPDGDLLEIDRWALSRLEGLVKRVERSYDEYEFHVLYHAVHNFCSVDMSAFYLDVLKDRLYIKPPKSLARRSAQTAMHRILDALTRLIAPVLSFTADEIWVELPGKREESVHLAGFPRFEASLVDAELEARYEQLLRVRADVSKALELARNDKRIGGSLEARVLLAAPEGVKDLLSRYQEHLAELFIVSQVELMDDLAQAVAGENVPGLKVEIAAAQGEKCERCWNYATSVGQWDQHPGVCHRCREALS
- a CDS encoding DUF6290 family protein, encoding MGKSVENPKRYIISCRISDQEMEVLQEIAKSHGTSISTLMRRSLNLLEETQDRVQA